A single region of the Nocardioides aquaticus genome encodes:
- a CDS encoding ABC transporter permease, translated as MTTATSTTTRRLATTAALAALPLAVLGVFFLLPVAGMVDRGLRPDGVLDPGAVLEVLTRPRTGRVVWFTLWTATLGTAVAVVLGLPAAYVLHRLRFPGRGLVRAALLVPFVLPTVVVGVAFDLLLRDGGPLAGLGLAGTPAAIVAGLVFFNVAVVVRSVGATWEGLDRRPAEAAAALGAGPWQVWWTVTAPALRPAVVSAASVVFLFCATAFGVVLVIGGVRYASVETEIYLLTANLLDLQAAAALSLVQLLAVVALLLVSARLRTTADPTRSRVVAAPRRPARGDAVPVVVTALVLLAVAAPVAALVVGSLRVDGAWSLASYRALGADPGDGGGQALLVPVTDALLNSLRTAVDATWMSVLLGLLVAAVVTRRSRSRAERRVRSLLDGLFMLPLGVSAVTLGFGFLVTLGRPPLELRDNPLLVPVAQALVALPLVVRTLVPVLASVDERLRQAAASLGATPARALLAVDLPVLWKPLVGAAGFAFAVSLGEFGATSFLARPDHPTVPVVIFRLLGNPGELNYGMALAASVVLAATTAGVMLAVERLRVPSLGAW; from the coding sequence GTGACGACCGCGACCTCGACCACCACCCGCCGCCTCGCCACGACGGCGGCGCTGGCTGCGCTCCCGCTGGCCGTCCTCGGGGTGTTCTTCCTGCTCCCCGTGGCCGGCATGGTCGACCGCGGCCTGCGACCCGACGGGGTGCTCGACCCGGGGGCCGTGCTGGAGGTCCTCACGCGGCCCCGGACCGGCCGGGTCGTCTGGTTCACGCTGTGGACCGCGACGCTGGGCACCGCGGTCGCCGTGGTGCTCGGGCTGCCCGCGGCCTACGTCCTGCACCGGCTGCGGTTCCCCGGGCGCGGACTCGTACGGGCCGCGCTGCTGGTGCCGTTCGTGCTGCCCACGGTCGTGGTCGGGGTCGCCTTCGACCTGCTGCTGCGCGACGGGGGCCCGCTGGCCGGGCTCGGCCTGGCCGGCACCCCGGCCGCGATCGTCGCGGGCCTGGTCTTCTTCAACGTCGCGGTGGTCGTGCGCAGCGTCGGCGCCACCTGGGAGGGCCTGGACCGGCGACCCGCGGAGGCCGCCGCCGCGCTCGGGGCGGGCCCGTGGCAGGTCTGGTGGACCGTCACGGCCCCGGCGCTGCGCCCGGCCGTGGTCTCGGCGGCCAGCGTCGTCTTCCTCTTCTGCGCCACCGCCTTCGGCGTCGTGCTGGTCATCGGCGGCGTCCGGTACGCCTCGGTGGAGACCGAGATCTACCTCCTCACCGCCAACCTGCTCGACCTCCAGGCCGCCGCCGCCCTCTCGCTGGTCCAGCTGCTGGCCGTGGTCGCCCTGCTGCTGGTCTCCGCGCGGCTGCGGACCACCGCCGACCCGACCCGGTCGCGGGTGGTCGCCGCGCCGCGCCGCCCGGCCCGGGGCGACGCCGTCCCGGTCGTGGTCACCGCGCTGGTGCTGCTGGCGGTGGCCGCGCCGGTCGCCGCGCTGGTCGTGGGGTCGCTGCGGGTCGACGGGGCGTGGAGCCTCGCGTCGTACCGCGCCCTGGGCGCCGACCCCGGCGACGGGGGCGGGCAGGCGCTGCTGGTGCCGGTCACCGACGCCCTGCTGAACTCCCTGCGCACGGCCGTCGACGCGACCTGGATGTCGGTCCTGCTCGGCCTCCTGGTCGCCGCCGTGGTCACCCGGCGGTCCCGCTCCCGGGCCGAACGGCGGGTCCGCTCGCTGCTCGACGGCCTGTTCATGCTGCCGCTCGGCGTCTCGGCGGTGACCCTCGGCTTCGGCTTCCTGGTCACCCTCGGCCGTCCGCCGCTGGAGCTGCGTGACAACCCGCTGCTGGTCCCGGTCGCCCAGGCCCTGGTCGCGCTGCCGCTGGTGGTCCGCACCCTGGTCCCGGTGCTGGCCTCGGTCGACGAGCGGCTCCGCCAGGCCGCGGCGTCGCTCGGTGCGACACCCGCCCGTGCGCTGCTGGCCGTGGACCTGCCGGTGCTCTGGAAGCCCCTGGTGGGGGCCGCCGGGTTCGCCTTCGCGGTCTCGCTGGGGGAGTTCGGCGCGACCTCGTTCCTGGCCCGTCCCGACCACCCGACCGTGCCGGTGGTCATCTTCCGCCTGCTCGGCAACCCCGGCGAGCTCAACTACGGCATGGCCCTGGCCGCGTCGGTGGTCCTGGCCGCCACCACCGCCGGCGTCATGCTGGCCGTGGAGCGGCTGCGCGTGCCGTCGCTCGGGGCCTGGTGA
- a CDS encoding thiamine ABC transporter substrate-binding protein, which yields MMLPARTRGAARPLLAGVGAAALLLTTSCSLVGGGDEDEASGTPTGAAGEAGGTVTLVTHDSFVLPGKVLRGFTAETGYDLEQRPLGDAGSMTNQLVLAAGTPPGDVAFGVDNTFASRALEEDVFVPALPDDLPAGVEDDLLPGDDEGLLTPVDDGNVCVNVDDTWFAERDLEPPASLDDLVDPAYADLLALPAATTSSPGLAFLLATIDEYGDDWPAYWEALVDNGAEITSGWEQAYQSRFTQGGGDGDRPVVVSYDSSPAFTVDGGRSTTSALLDTCYQQVEYAGVLAGAENPEGGAALVEYLLSPEVQEALPESMYVFPVVEDTPLPADWARFAERPTDPYAVDPAEIAANRDTWLREWADVTSR from the coding sequence ATGATGCTGCCCGCACGCACCCGAGGTGCCGCACGACCACTGCTGGCGGGGGTGGGAGCGGCCGCGCTGCTGCTGACCACGTCCTGCAGCCTCGTCGGAGGGGGTGACGAGGACGAGGCGTCGGGCACGCCCACCGGCGCCGCCGGCGAGGCAGGCGGGACGGTCACCCTGGTCACGCACGACTCGTTCGTGCTGCCGGGCAAGGTCCTGCGCGGCTTCACCGCGGAGACCGGCTATGACCTCGAGCAGCGCCCGCTCGGCGACGCCGGCTCGATGACCAACCAGCTCGTCCTCGCCGCGGGCACGCCGCCGGGCGACGTCGCGTTCGGCGTCGACAACACGTTCGCCTCGCGGGCCCTGGAGGAGGACGTCTTCGTCCCGGCCCTGCCCGACGACCTGCCCGCCGGCGTCGAGGACGACCTGCTGCCCGGTGACGACGAGGGCCTGCTGACGCCCGTCGACGACGGCAACGTGTGCGTCAACGTCGACGACACCTGGTTCGCCGAGCGCGACCTCGAGCCCCCGGCCTCCCTCGACGACCTCGTCGACCCGGCCTACGCCGACCTGCTCGCCCTGCCCGCGGCCACCACCAGCTCGCCTGGCCTGGCCTTCCTGCTGGCCACGATCGACGAGTACGGCGACGACTGGCCGGCCTACTGGGAGGCGCTGGTCGACAACGGCGCCGAGATCACCTCCGGCTGGGAGCAGGCCTACCAGTCCCGCTTCACCCAGGGCGGGGGCGACGGCGACCGCCCGGTCGTCGTGTCCTACGACTCCTCGCCGGCCTTCACCGTCGACGGCGGTCGGAGCACCACCAGCGCGCTGCTCGACACCTGCTACCAGCAGGTCGAGTACGCCGGGGTGCTCGCCGGCGCCGAGAACCCCGAGGGCGGCGCGGCGCTGGTCGAGTACCTGCTCTCGCCGGAGGTCCAGGAGGCGCTGCCGGAGAGCATGTACGTCTTCCCGGTCGTCGAGGACACCCCGCTCCCGGCGGACTGGGCCCGCTTCGCCGAGCGGCCCACCGACCCGTACGCCGTGGACCCGGCCGAGATCGCCGCGAACCGCGACACCTGGCTGCGCGAGTGGGCCGACGTCACCAGCCGGTGA